Proteins encoded by one window of uncultured Bacteroides sp.:
- a CDS encoding transposase, whose amino-acid sequence MHYGLDEKQLEAQYKNHLSNFKSWNQQEHAHDWVLFPENIGSQISIDETSLSQGELYTIVTNKSGKGRKGSLIAMVKGTDVETVCAVLMRLSRRIRWKVREVTLDMASNMEKIIHRCFPPARQVTDRFHVQKLAYEAVQEMRIKHRWNAIDNESNALALAKAKGESFRQVIFENGDTCKQLLARSRYLLFKKESLWGPSQRTRAAILFREYPDIKKAYYLSQQLGLIYHQCYQKEVALTRLARWYDQVDNSGFLSFGTVARSIQTHYANIINYFENRATNASAESFNAKIKAFRTALRGVRDIKFFIFRICNIFA is encoded by the coding sequence ATCCATTATGGCCTTGATGAGAAACAATTAGAGGCTCAGTACAAGAATCATCTTAGCAATTTTAAGTCTTGGAATCAACAAGAACATGCTCATGACTGGGTATTGTTTCCTGAGAATATTGGTTCTCAAATTAGTATTGATGAGACATCGCTCTCACAAGGAGAGCTTTACACTATTGTAACCAATAAATCCGGCAAGGGGCGTAAGGGTAGTCTGATAGCTATGGTTAAGGGAACTGATGTTGAAACTGTTTGTGCTGTACTTATGCGTCTATCCCGACGTATTCGCTGGAAAGTTCGGGAAGTTACATTGGATATGGCTTCTAATATGGAGAAAATAATACATCGTTGCTTTCCCCCTGCCAGGCAAGTGACAGACCGTTTTCATGTTCAAAAGCTGGCTTATGAAGCAGTACAGGAGATGCGAATAAAACATCGTTGGAATGCTATAGATAATGAATCCAATGCACTGGCCTTAGCTAAAGCAAAGGGAGAATCTTTCAGACAAGTAATTTTCGAAAATGGAGATACTTGTAAGCAGTTGCTGGCAAGAAGTCGTTATTTACTCTTTAAAAAAGAATCTTTGTGGGGACCTTCACAAAGAACCAGGGCTGCTATTTTGTTTAGGGAATATCCAGATATAAAGAAAGCCTACTACCTCTCACAACAATTAGGGCTTATCTATCATCAGTGTTATCAGAAAGAGGTGGCGTTAACAAGGTTGGCAAGGTGGTATGACCAAGTAGATAATTCCGGCTTCTTATCTTTTGGGACTGTAGCAAGGTCTATTCAAACACACTATGCTAATATTATAAACTATTTTGAGAATCGAGCTACGAATGCTTCGGCTGAATCATTCAATGCAAAGATTAAAGCTTTTAGAACCGCACTAAGAGGTGTAAGAGATATAAAATTCTTTATATTTAGAATATGCAATATTTTTGCTTAA
- a CDS encoding transposase, whose amino-acid sequence MSYDDLLRFILPDGLFDYFELVDFKPGDEKVHIHFDEQNILPEEYSTDKLESKGFYEEIKMYDFPIRGRSCILHIRRRRWYNHTQEKLVTRNWELVAQGTRISEEFASFLKAMDRLSRH is encoded by the coding sequence ATGAGTTACGATGATTTACTCCGCTTTATCCTTCCTGATGGTCTGTTTGATTACTTTGAGTTGGTTGACTTTAAACCAGGTGATGAAAAAGTCCATATCCACTTTGATGAACAGAATATTCTTCCAGAAGAATATTCCACTGATAAGTTAGAAAGCAAAGGTTTTTATGAAGAGATAAAGATGTATGATTTTCCGATTCGTGGTCGTAGCTGCATTCTTCATATTCGTCGTCGTCGCTGGTATAATCATACCCAGGAAAAGTTAGTAACCCGCAATTGGGAATTAGTTGCTCAAGGTACGCGAATCAGTGAAGAATTTGCGTCTTTTTTAAAAGCTATGGATCGACTCTCACGCCATTAG
- the dapA gene encoding 4-hydroxy-tetrahydrodipicolinate synthase, translating to MIQSKLRGMGVAFITPFKEDESVDYEAIIRLVDYQLQNGTDFLVILATTAETVTLSSEEKIKIQKLIIERVNGQIPIVLGVGGNNTKAVVETLKNDDFTGIDAILSVVPYYNKPSQEGIYQHFKAISNATELPIILYNVPGRTGVNMTAETTLRLARDFKNIVAIKEASGNITQMDDIIKNKPENFNVLSGDDGITFPLITLGAVGVISVIGNAFPREFSRMTRLALAGDYANALSIHHKFTELFDLLFIDGNPAGVKSMLNAMGMIENKLRLPLVPTRITTFEKIRSVLNELNIKC from the coding sequence ATGATACAGTCAAAATTAAGAGGTATGGGCGTAGCTTTTATTACCCCATTCAAAGAAGACGAAAGCGTTGATTATGAAGCAATCATTAGATTAGTAGACTATCAACTTCAAAACGGAACAGACTTTCTGGTTATTCTGGCAACTACTGCCGAAACAGTAACTCTTTCATCCGAAGAAAAAATTAAAATTCAGAAATTGATCATAGAGCGTGTCAATGGCCAGATTCCAATCGTCTTAGGCGTTGGAGGAAATAATACCAAAGCTGTTGTCGAAACTCTTAAGAATGATGACTTTACAGGAATAGACGCCATTTTGTCTGTTGTGCCTTATTACAATAAACCATCTCAGGAAGGTATTTATCAGCACTTCAAAGCAATTTCAAATGCAACAGAACTCCCCATTATATTATATAATGTTCCGGGACGCACAGGCGTAAATATGACTGCAGAAACAACCCTTCGTTTAGCACGTGACTTTAAAAATATCGTAGCTATCAAGGAGGCATCGGGAAATATTACTCAGATGGATGATATTATCAAAAACAAGCCAGAAAACTTTAATGTACTTTCAGGTGATGATGGTATTACCTTCCCTCTAATTACTCTTGGTGCTGTAGGCGTAATTTCCGTCATTGGAAATGCTTTTCCGCGTGAATTCAGTAGAATGACCAGATTGGCATTGGCAGGAGATTATGCAAATGCACTATCCATCCATCACAAGTTCACCGAATTATTCGATTTACTCTTTATAGATGGCAATCCTGCAGGAGTAAAATCAATGTTGAATGCCATGGGGATGATTGAGAACAAACTTCGTCTGCCTCTTGTACCTACACGCATAACAACATTCGAAAAAATTCGTTCTGTACTGAACGAGCTTAATATTAAGTGCTAA
- the ligA gene encoding NAD-dependent DNA ligase LigA — MTAKEKIEQLRAELHRHNHNYYVSNSPKISDLEYDKLLKELQELEEQYPEYYDDNSPTMRVGSDINKNFTQVAHKYPMLSLGNTYSESEVTDFYERVRKSLNEDFEICCEIKFDGTSISLTYVDGQLVRAVTRGDGEKGDDVTDNVKTIKTIPLVLHGNDYPQEFEIRGEILLPWTVFEDLNREKEAREEPLFANPRNAASGTLKQQNSSVVASRKLDAYLYYLLGENLPCDGHFENLEAAQRWGFKISDAIRKCKTLQEVFDFINYWDTERKNLPVASDGIVLKVNSLRQQKTLGYTAKSPRWAIAYKFQAEQALTRLNEVTFQVGRTGAVTPVANLDPVQLSGTMVKRASLHNADIIEGLDLHIGDMVYVEKGGEIIPKITGVDTNARFMIGEKVRFITNCPECGSKLIRYEGEAAHYCPNENACPPQIKGKIEHFISRKAMNIDGLGPETVDLFYRLGLVNSPADLYTLTAEQIKGLDRMGEKSAENIINGLLISKNVPFERVVFALGIRFVGETVAKKIAKSFSSIEELEHATLETLIQVDEIGEKIAQSIVSYFSDEKNIILVNRLKEAGLNFTRSEEHEQVSDKLKGFSIVISGVFTHHSRDEYKNLIEQNGGKNVGSISSKTSFILAGENMGPSKLEKASKLGIRIVNEEEFLEQIL, encoded by the coding sequence ATGACTGCAAAGGAAAAAATAGAGCAATTACGTGCTGAACTGCATCGCCATAACCACAACTATTATGTATCTAACTCTCCAAAAATTTCCGATCTGGAATATGATAAACTCCTGAAAGAACTTCAGGAACTGGAAGAACAATACCCTGAATATTATGACGATAATTCGCCAACAATGCGTGTGGGAAGCGATATCAATAAGAACTTCACGCAAGTGGCTCATAAATATCCGATGCTCTCGCTTGGAAATACTTATTCGGAATCTGAGGTTACTGACTTTTATGAACGCGTACGCAAATCATTAAACGAAGATTTTGAGATTTGTTGCGAAATAAAGTTTGATGGGACGTCCATTTCTTTGACTTATGTAGACGGACAACTTGTAAGAGCCGTGACTAGAGGTGATGGCGAAAAAGGAGATGATGTTACTGATAATGTAAAAACTATCAAAACAATACCTTTAGTTCTTCACGGGAATGACTACCCCCAGGAATTTGAAATCCGAGGAGAAATCCTTTTGCCATGGACCGTTTTTGAAGATTTGAACCGGGAAAAGGAAGCTCGTGAGGAACCTCTTTTTGCAAATCCAAGAAATGCTGCTTCGGGAACACTTAAGCAACAAAATTCATCTGTAGTTGCTTCCAGAAAACTAGATGCATATCTTTATTATCTATTGGGAGAGAATCTACCTTGCGACGGCCATTTTGAGAATCTGGAAGCCGCTCAACGATGGGGATTTAAGATTTCGGATGCAATCCGAAAATGTAAAACCCTTCAGGAAGTGTTTGATTTTATAAATTATTGGGATACGGAGCGTAAAAACCTCCCGGTCGCTTCAGATGGTATTGTACTGAAGGTAAACTCTTTACGTCAACAAAAAACTTTAGGATACACAGCAAAATCTCCTCGTTGGGCCATTGCATATAAATTTCAGGCCGAGCAGGCTTTGACACGTCTCAATGAAGTAACGTTTCAGGTAGGCAGAACAGGAGCAGTAACTCCGGTTGCCAATCTGGATCCCGTTCAACTTTCAGGAACCATGGTTAAGCGTGCTTCGCTACACAATGCCGACATTATTGAAGGATTAGATCTTCACATTGGCGACATGGTTTACGTTGAAAAGGGCGGAGAAATTATTCCCAAGATTACCGGAGTAGATACAAACGCCCGCTTTATGATCGGTGAAAAGGTGAGATTTATCACTAATTGCCCCGAATGTGGCTCAAAATTAATACGTTATGAAGGTGAAGCTGCTCATTATTGCCCGAACGAAAACGCTTGTCCTCCTCAGATTAAAGGAAAGATAGAGCATTTCATTAGTCGGAAAGCCATGAACATTGACGGATTAGGCCCCGAAACAGTTGATCTGTTCTACAGATTGGGATTAGTAAATTCGCCGGCCGACCTATATACACTTACAGCTGAACAAATTAAAGGCCTCGATAGAATGGGAGAAAAATCGGCTGAAAACATAATAAACGGACTTCTAATATCTAAAAATGTGCCATTTGAACGAGTTGTTTTTGCACTGGGTATCAGGTTTGTAGGAGAAACAGTGGCCAAGAAAATTGCAAAATCCTTTAGCTCTATTGAAGAACTAGAACATGCAACTTTAGAAACCCTTATACAGGTTGATGAAATAGGAGAGAAAATAGCACAAAGTATTGTTAGTTACTTCTCTGACGAAAAGAACATTATACTGGTTAACAGATTAAAAGAAGCCGGACTCAATTTTACCCGTTCCGAGGAACACGAACAGGTAAGCGATAAACTTAAAGGGTTCTCAATTGTTATAAGTGGTGTATTTACCCATCATTCCCGGGATGAATACAAAAATCTGATTGAACAAAACGGGGGGAAGAATGTAGGTTCTATTTCTTCAAAGACAAGTTTTATTCTTGCCGGTGAAAATATGGGCCCCAGTAAGCTGGAAAAGGCCAGTAAATTAGGAATTCGCATTGTTAACGAAGAGGAGTTCTTAGAGCAAATATTGTAA
- the trmD gene encoding tRNA (guanosine(37)-N1)-methyltransferase TrmD has product MRIDIITVLPEMIEGFFNCSILKRAQNKGLAEIHIHNLRDYTTDKHHKVDDYPFGGCAGMVMKIEPIERCINSLKAEREYDEVIFTTPDGEQFDQKMANTLSLTNNLIILCGHFKGIDYRIREHLITKEISIGDYVLTGGELAAAVMADAIVRIIPGVISDEQSALSDSFQDNLLAAPVYTRPADYNGWKVPDILLSGHEAKISEWEFSQSLERTKRLRPDLLK; this is encoded by the coding sequence ATGCGCATTGATATAATTACAGTTTTACCTGAAATGATTGAAGGATTCTTCAATTGTTCTATTCTTAAAAGAGCTCAGAACAAAGGACTTGCTGAGATTCATATTCACAATCTCCGTGATTATACCACAGACAAGCATCATAAGGTAGACGATTATCCATTTGGCGGTTGTGCCGGGATGGTGATGAAAATTGAGCCCATTGAAAGATGTATAAATTCTTTGAAGGCTGAAAGAGAGTACGATGAGGTGATTTTTACCACTCCCGACGGTGAACAATTTGACCAAAAGATGGCAAATACTCTTTCATTGACCAATAACCTGATTATTCTTTGCGGACACTTCAAAGGTATTGATTATAGAATTCGGGAACACTTAATTACAAAGGAAATTAGTATAGGTGATTATGTTTTGACTGGTGGCGAATTAGCAGCGGCTGTAATGGCGGATGCTATTGTTCGCATAATTCCAGGCGTTATATCCGACGAACAATCTGCTCTTTCAGATTCCTTTCAGGACAATCTTTTAGCGGCTCCAGTTTATACTAGACCAGCTGATTATAATGGATGGAAAGTTCCTGATATTTTACTCTCAGGTCACGAAGCAAAAATCTCAGAATGGGAATTTTCGCAATCACTTGAACGAACTAAACGCCTGAGACCTGACTTATTAAAGTAA
- a CDS encoding dihydroorotate dehydrogenase encodes MADLSVNIGELKMKNPVMSASGTFGYGEEFEDFIDIARIGGIIVKGTTLHKREGNPYPRMAETPSGMLNAVGLQNKGVNYFVEHIYPRIKDVDSNIIVNVSGSAIEDYVKTAEIINELVNIPAIELNISCPNVKQGGMAFGVSANGACDVISAVRSVYKKTLIVKLSPNVTDITEIARAAEASGADSVSLINTLLGMAIDAEKRCPLLSTVTGGLSGPAVKPIALRMVWQVAKAVNIPVIGLGGIMDWKDAVEFMLAGASAVQIGTANFIDPAVTVKVIDGINNYLERNGYSSVKDIIGALEV; translated from the coding sequence ATGGCAGATTTAAGTGTAAATATTGGTGAACTAAAAATGAAAAATCCGGTAATGTCAGCATCGGGTACATTTGGATACGGAGAAGAGTTCGAAGATTTTATAGATATTGCGCGAATAGGTGGTATAATTGTAAAAGGTACAACTCTTCACAAACGTGAAGGGAACCCATATCCACGTATGGCAGAGACTCCTTCTGGTATGTTAAACGCTGTAGGACTGCAGAATAAGGGTGTAAATTACTTCGTTGAGCACATTTATCCAAGGATTAAAGACGTAGATAGCAACATAATAGTCAATGTTTCAGGATCAGCAATAGAAGATTACGTTAAAACAGCAGAAATCATTAACGAACTTGTAAATATTCCTGCTATAGAACTAAATATATCCTGCCCTAATGTAAAACAAGGTGGTATGGCTTTTGGGGTATCGGCAAATGGAGCATGTGATGTAATAAGCGCTGTTCGTTCTGTTTACAAAAAGACACTTATCGTAAAATTGTCGCCTAATGTTACAGATATTACTGAGATTGCCCGTGCGGCTGAAGCATCTGGTGCAGATAGTGTTTCTTTGATAAATACGCTTTTAGGAATGGCAATTGATGCAGAAAAACGTTGTCCACTATTGTCAACAGTTACAGGCGGTTTGAGCGGACCTGCAGTTAAACCAATTGCTTTGCGTATGGTATGGCAAGTTGCTAAAGCTGTAAATATTCCTGTAATTGGCCTGGGTGGTATTATGGACTGGAAAGATGCTGTAGAATTTATGCTTGCCGGTGCATCTGCGGTGCAAATTGGAACGGCAAACTTTATTGATCCTGCTGTTACTGTAAAGGTAATAGATGGTATAAATAATTACTTAGAAAGAAATGGTTACTCCTCCGTAAAAGATATAATTGGAGCTTTGGAAGTATAA
- a CDS encoding dihydroorotate dehydrogenase electron transfer subunit → MKKFILDLTVTANIQLHANYVLIKMTSQEILPEMIPGQFAEIRVDGSPTTFLRRPISINYVDRVNNEVWFLVQLIGDGTRTLARVTEGDIVNAVMPLGNGFTIPQEPSNKLLLIGGGVGTAPLLYLGEKLQAKGCKPTFLLGARSANDLLQLEDFAKFGDVYTTTEDGSAGEKGFVTQHPVLNNQQFDRIYTCGPKPMMMAVAKYAKANNIECEVSLENKMACGVGACLCCVENTVDEGHICVCTEGPVLNIKKLLWQI, encoded by the coding sequence ATGAAAAAATTTATTTTAGATTTAACGGTTACTGCCAACATTCAGTTACACGCTAACTATGTGTTGATCAAGATGACCTCTCAGGAAATATTGCCTGAAATGATTCCCGGGCAATTTGCAGAAATAAGAGTGGACGGATCGCCTACCACCTTTCTTCGTCGCCCAATTTCAATTAATTATGTAGATAGAGTAAACAATGAAGTTTGGTTTCTTGTACAGTTGATTGGAGACGGTACACGCACTTTAGCTAGAGTTACTGAAGGAGATATAGTAAATGCTGTAATGCCACTTGGAAATGGCTTTACCATTCCACAGGAGCCCTCAAATAAGCTTCTACTCATAGGAGGAGGCGTAGGAACTGCCCCTCTGCTGTATTTAGGAGAGAAATTACAGGCAAAAGGCTGTAAACCAACCTTCTTACTAGGCGCCCGCTCTGCAAACGATTTGCTGCAATTAGAGGACTTTGCTAAGTTTGGAGATGTATATACTACTACTGAAGATGGTAGCGCCGGAGAAAAAGGATTTGTTACCCAACATCCCGTATTGAATAATCAACAATTTGATCGTATTTATACTTGTGGACCTAAGCCTATGATGATGGCTGTGGCCAAATATGCCAAAGCAAATAATATTGAATGTGAAGTCTCTCTGGAGAATAAAATGGCATGTGGTGTAGGCGCTTGCTTATGCTGTGTAGAAAATACTGTAGATGAAGGACATATCTGTGTGTGTACAGAGGGACCTGTTTTAAATATAAAGAAGTTGTTATGGCAGATTTAA
- a CDS encoding helix-turn-helix transcriptional regulator yields the protein MKDRIEAIMRREHLTPSSFAESIEIQRSTLTHILRGRNNPSLDVVMKIHQRYKYVNLDWLLYGNGNMINQEKTSNDFQGTLFDENAENTPIPTVETEYRKEIALKAPETTPKEAVKEEVRYIERPPRKITEIRIFFDDNTFEIFKGEKLPF from the coding sequence ATGAAAGATAGAATTGAAGCTATAATGAGAAGAGAACATTTAACTCCTTCTTCATTTGCTGAAAGCATCGAAATTCAGCGTTCTACATTAACCCATATTTTGCGCGGCAGAAATAACCCGAGCCTTGATGTAGTTATGAAAATTCATCAACGATATAAATACGTAAATTTGGATTGGCTGCTTTATGGAAATGGCAATATGATAAACCAGGAAAAAACATCCAATGATTTTCAGGGCACTTTATTTGATGAGAATGCAGAAAATACGCCTATTCCTACGGTTGAAACAGAATATCGCAAGGAAATTGCATTAAAAGCTCCTGAAACAACCCCTAAAGAAGCTGTTAAAGAGGAAGTTAGATACATAGAAAGACCTCCAAGAAAAATCACTGAAATAAGAATTTTCTTCGATGATAATACATTTGAGATCTTCAAAGGTGAAAAATTGCCTTTCTAA
- the holA gene encoding DNA polymerase III subunit delta has translation MAKKEFTYEDIIKDIKAKEYKPLYYLMGEEPYYIDLISDYITQNVLTEIEKEFNLTVVYGADVDVATIINAAKRYPMMSEYQVVVVKEAQNIKNLDELSFYLQKPLNSTILVICHKHGVLDRRKKLAAEIEKKGVLFESKKIKDTMLPGFITSYLKRKGIDIEQKSSAMIADFVGADLSRLTGELEKLVITLPSEQKRVTPEQIEKNIGISKDYNNFELKNALIEKNVFKANQIIKYFAENPKTNPIQVTLSLLFNFFSNLMLTYYTPEKSEQGIAQQLGLKTTWQSKDYLIAMRKYSGVKVMQIIGEIRNCDAKSKGVGNNTSDNEELLRELVYNILH, from the coding sequence ATGGCAAAAAAAGAATTTACATACGAAGATATCATTAAGGATATAAAAGCAAAGGAATACAAGCCTCTCTATTATTTAATGGGAGAAGAACCTTACTATATTGATTTAATCTCTGATTATATCACTCAAAACGTTCTTACCGAGATTGAAAAAGAATTCAATCTTACTGTTGTATACGGTGCTGATGTAGATGTAGCAACAATAATAAATGCTGCAAAGAGGTATCCAATGATGTCTGAATATCAGGTTGTTGTAGTAAAAGAAGCTCAAAATATTAAGAATTTAGATGAGCTCTCATTTTATCTTCAAAAACCATTAAATTCCACTATTCTGGTTATTTGTCATAAACATGGCGTACTGGATAGGCGTAAAAAGCTGGCTGCAGAAATTGAAAAGAAAGGAGTACTTTTTGAATCAAAAAAAATAAAGGATACAATGCTCCCAGGGTTTATCACTTCGTACCTAAAAAGAAAAGGAATTGATATAGAACAAAAGTCTTCAGCAATGATTGCAGACTTTGTAGGAGCAGATTTAAGCCGTCTTACCGGTGAGCTTGAGAAATTAGTTATCACACTACCTTCTGAACAAAAGCGCGTAACCCCGGAACAAATAGAGAAGAATATAGGAATAAGCAAGGATTATAATAACTTTGAATTGAAAAATGCATTAATAGAAAAGAATGTTTTTAAGGCAAATCAAATAATAAAATATTTTGCAGAAAATCCAAAAACAAACCCGATCCAAGTTACCTTGTCTTTACTATTTAATTTTTTCTCCAATTTGATGCTTACTTATTATACACCCGAAAAATCAGAACAAGGAATTGCTCAGCAGTTAGGCCTAAAGACTACCTGGCAATCAAAAGATTATTTGATTGCAATGCGAAAATATAGTGGAGTAAAAGTTATGCAGATAATTGGCGAGATAAGAAATTGTGACGCTAAATCAAAAGGAGTTGGAAATAACACTTCAGATAATGAGGAGCTACTCCGAGAACTAGTATATAATATTTTGCATTAA
- a CDS encoding AMP nucleosidase, which translates to MKTKQEIVENWLPRYTKRSLKDFGEYILLTNFNKYVEIFAEQFNVPVLGRDANMTSATAEGITIINFGMGSPNAAIIMDLLGAIHPKACLFLGKCGGIDKKNQIGDLILPIAAIRGEGTSNDYFPPEVPALPAFMLQRAVSSSIRDYARDYWTGTVYTTNRRIWEHDEKFKEYLLQTRAMAVDMETATLFTTGFANHIPTGALLLVSDQPMIPEGIKTDKSDNMVTQNYVHEHVEIGIASLKMIIDQKKTVKHLKFDK; encoded by the coding sequence ATGAAAACTAAGCAAGAAATAGTGGAAAATTGGCTTCCTCGTTACACAAAACGATCATTAAAAGATTTCGGAGAATACATTCTGTTGACAAACTTCAATAAATATGTAGAAATATTTGCTGAACAATTTAATGTTCCTGTTTTAGGCAGAGATGCAAATATGACTTCTGCAACTGCGGAAGGAATTACTATTATTAACTTTGGAATGGGAAGCCCCAATGCAGCAATTATCATGGATTTACTTGGAGCTATACACCCTAAAGCATGCTTGTTCCTTGGAAAATGTGGAGGTATAGATAAGAAAAACCAAATAGGAGATCTCATTCTTCCAATTGCTGCTATCAGAGGTGAAGGAACTTCCAATGACTATTTCCCTCCTGAAGTACCTGCTTTGCCGGCATTTATGTTGCAACGTGCAGTATCTTCTTCTATCCGCGATTATGCCAGAGACTATTGGACTGGAACCGTATATACAACGAATAGAAGAATTTGGGAACACGACGAAAAATTTAAAGAGTACCTGTTACAAACCCGTGCTATGGCAGTTGATATGGAAACTGCAACTCTATTTACAACAGGATTTGCCAACCACATTCCAACTGGAGCATTACTCTTAGTTTCAGACCAACCAATGATACCTGAGGGCATTAAAACAGATAAAAGTGATAATATGGTTACACAAAACTATGTACACGAACATGTAGAAATAGGAATTGCTTCACTGAAAATGATTATTGATCAAAAGAAGACTGTTAAGCATCTAAAATTTGATAAGTAA